In Amaranthus tricolor cultivar Red isolate AtriRed21 chromosome 5, ASM2621246v1, whole genome shotgun sequence, a genomic segment contains:
- the LOC130813905 gene encoding B-box zinc finger protein 32-like, whose amino-acid sequence MEEICRNCELCNLQASLYCHSDNAFLCYSCDSKVHCANFLVARHLRSIICPTCHKIDVNHVSGAVISPSTSFFCRNCCPDNGGDVIDVDDDYDDDRSSSCSSCVSSTGEAAVEEIESTSSQKRKVAGETVRKREKGTVVVDLKVEGILVNWCRRIGFREEREIGKVVSIAVEIMSGCLRKITILPFRVLLAASFWICCQNCGAHSLSTCEDLKKVEKISGVPAKLILATEAKLSRVIKRRCSREDHEEGWAESLSAEIAES is encoded by the coding sequence ATGGAGGAAATCTGCAGAAATTGTGAGCTTTGTAACCTACAAGCTTCTCTTTATTGTCATTCTGATAATGCTTTTCTTTGTTATAGTTGTGATTCCAAAGTTCACTGTGCTAATTTCCTCGTTGCTCGTCATCTTCGCTCGATTATTTGTCCTACTTGTCATAAAATCGATGTTAATCATGTCTCCGGCGCTGTAATCTCTCCATCGACGTCTTTCTTCTGCCGTAACTGCTGTCCTGATAACGGTGGTGATGTtattgatgttgatgatgattatgatgatgacAGATCGTCGTCTTGTTCTTCTTGCGTTTCAAGCACCGGTGAAGCGGCTGTTGAGGAGATCGAATCGACGTCCTCACAGAAGAGGAAAGTTGCCGGAGAGACTGTacggaagagagagaaaggaacTGTGGTGGTAGATTTGAAAGTTGAGGGTATTCTTGTAAACTGGTGCAGGAGAATCGGTTTCAGGGAAGAGAGAGAGATCGGAAAAGTAGTGAGCATAGCGGTTGAAATAATGAGTGGTTGTTTACgaaaaattacgattttaccCTTTCGTGTATTGTTAGCAGCATCTTTTTGGATTTGTTGTCAAAATTGTGGGGCCCATAGTTTGTCTACATGTGAAGATCTGAAGAAGGTAGAGAAGATATCTGGAGTGCCAGCTAAGCTCATTTTAGCCACGGAGGCTAAACTATCGCGTGTGATTAAACGTAGGTGTTCACGTGAAGATCACGAGGAAGGATGGGCTGAGTCACTGAGTGCTGAAATTGCCGAATCGTAA